A region of the Fimbriimonadaceae bacterium genome:
TCGCCAAGCTGTTCACCACCTTCGGCCGCTAAGAGGTGCTGAAAGGTGCCACGCCCAGCCGGGCGTGCAGGCGGGTCGCCGCAGGAGATGCGCAAGAAGTGAGGTGCCACGCCCGCTAGTCGGGCGTGCCTCCCGTCCCTCCTGGCCAAAATGAACCCATGATGATCGCCCTCCTTGCCGCTCAGTCGATCGTACTGGGCGACGCGCTGGTGGAGCTGAGAACGTCCCAAGACCCCAGCGTCCGCGTGTCGATCCGAGGCCGGTCGGTCTGGGAAGGGGTGCCGAAAGCCCACCAGCCGTGGAAGCTTGCCGGCGGGGACATCGACGGCAACGGCCTTCCCGACTTCGCCGTGGGCGTCTTCAAGTCCACGCACATCTACCCCCACGCCCACCGCACGGTGTTCTTCTTCGAGCTTCGCGAAGGCAAGGTCGTGCCGAAGTGGAAGGGCTCGTCCCTCGGGCGTCCCCTGGTGGACTTCGTGTACGCCCAGGTTCAGGGGAAACCCAAGCTGGTGGCCTTGCAGCGCCGGCTCGACGACTCGCTCGGGCTGTTCGTTTGGAGTTGGAACAGGTTTGGTTTCCGCCTCGATCGCGAGATGGGACGCTGGTCGCAGGCGACGCTGGGCGCGACTCGGCCGGATTTCGTCGAAATCCGCGCCGGTACGGGGTCGGAATGGGCGAAACTGTAATCAAATGAGTCTCGTCGCGCTCGTCCTCGCCCTTCAGGCGCCCTTTGCGGCACCGGCGCTCAGCCCGGACCTCCACGAGGTCGCGAACCTCAAGGCCTTCGTCGAGGCCGCCCCGCTTGCGCCGGAGCATCGGCGCAAGCTCGCGCAGGACCTCTTCTTCATCTCGCCTGCGGACATGCCGCTCCCGCACTACGTCTACGGGCAGAACGACTACGAGAACATCCCCTCGCTGGTGACCACGGACTCGGTGCTGCACCTGTTTCACGTCGCGTTCGACTCCACGCTGAGGAACATGGAGCAGGGGCCCCTCTACGACCGGGTCGGGGCGTTGACCAAACACCTGCTCGCCGCGGCGATCCAGGTCCGCGCGCAACGGAAGACCACGGCTGGCCACTCCGCCGCCACCCGCGTCATCGCCTATGTCGGGGTCGCGGACCGGTTGCTGGGGCAGACGTCGCCTTTGCCTGCCGACGTGAAGCCGCTCGTGGGCGACGAACTGGTTGCGATCAAGGACGCGAAGGGATTTGTGCCGAGCAACGTGGTTCCGTCGAAGGTCGATATGAGCCAGTTCCTGGTGCGGGGTCACTACACGCGCTCGCCCAGACTCCAGCGCTACTTCCGCACGATGATGTGGTACGGGCTGGTTCCCCTGCAGCTCAAGACCCAAGCGGGCGCGCTGGACGCCGTGGGAACCCGGATGGCCATTTCCCTGGCGCAAGCGGTCCGCGACGGGCGGCTCGAGGCCGAGTGGCAAGCGGTGTACGAACCCACCACGCTCTATGCGGGGTCGGTGAACTCCCTCACACCCCTCATGGGGATCTCGGTGCTCAAGGAGTTGGGTGGGGATCCCGAAGCCGTCGATCTTCAGCAGTTCGCCGACGCCATGGCCAAGCTGGATCCTGCGATCTACCGGCCGAGCATCAAGCTCCAAAGCGGCATCGCGCAGGGAGTGGTGATGAAGTTCATGGGCCAGCGCGGGCTGTTGGACGGCTGGGTCATCAGCCGCGTCACGGGGCTCGAGCGTCCCCTGCCCACGGGGCTCGACGTGATGGCCGCGCTGGGTTCGAAGGCCGCCACCGACCTCATCGCGAAGTACCCCGACCAGGTGAACCCGCGCGGTTGGAACCTGTACCGGCCAAGGCTGGAAGAGGCGGCCGCGAAGGTCGACGCGTTGCCTGAAACCGAGTGGACGCGCAACCTCTATACGGGCTGGCTCAACGTCCTTCGGGCGAAGATCCAGCCCCCGACCCACGCGGTGCCGGCGTTCATGCGGAAGTCGGCATGGGCGCAAGCGTCGCTCTACGGCGCCTTGGCGAGTTGGGCGGAGTTGCGCCACGACACGCTGCTCTACGGCGAGCAAACGGCCGTGGAGATGGGCGATGGCGACGAAGAGCCGCCGCCCTTGAAGGGCTTTGTCGAACCGAACGTCCCGTTCTTCGACCGGCTCTCCGCCCTGGTGTCGCAAATGACGCGGGGGCTCGTGGCGCGCAAGCTTGTCGACTCAGACGCCCGCGAGAACCTCGGCGAACTTGCCGATCTCGTGGGCTTCCTGGGGAGTTGCGCGCGCAAGGAGGTGGCCGGTACGAGCCTCTCGCGAGAGGAGCACCTTCGCATCCGCCACCTCGAGGGCGAATTCGAAAACATCACGGTCTCGATGCTGATGCGCGGGATGAACTTCAACACGCTGACCGAGGACGATCGCGATATGGCGCTCGTTGCGGACATCCACACGGCGGACCCTCTGGCGTTCACCGTCGCCGTGGGCCACGCCGACGACCTCATCGCGATCGTGCCGATCGATGGGAAGCTCTATCTCGCGCGCGGGCCCGCGTTCAGCTACTACGAATTCACGGTGCCCATGAGCGAGCGGATGAGCGACGAGCAGTGGAAGAGCCGGTTGCGCGAGGGAAAAGCGCCGCCACGGCCGTTCTGGGTCCCCTCGTTCTTCGTCGCCAAGCCCGCAAGGCACGACGACCAGTGACTCCGTGGCTCGCGCTCGCTGCCTTCGCCCCAGTGACGCTGGCCTTTGGCGGTGACGTCATGTTGGCCCGAGGGATCGAGCGCGCGGGGGCTCCTCCCTTCGGGGCGGCGGCACCGGTGCTGCGAGCGGCGGATCTCGCGTTTGTGAACCTCGAGTGCCCCGTCACCGAGCGTCCTTTCGTCCGGCGCAAGGTCGTCAACCTCCGCGCGCGGCCGGAGCGGGTCGGGTGGCTCGTGGAGGCCGGCATCGACGGCGTTTCGGTCGCGAACAACCACACCGCGGACTGTGGCGCCGAGGGATTTCGAGACACGGTCGAGGCTGTCGAGCACCGAGGGCTGTTCGCTGCGGGCGCGGGCGATGGAACGGCGGTGCGCCGCGTTCGCGGGACGTCCGTCGGCTTTCTGGCTCTGAGCGACTTTCGTCTCGATGCCGTCAAGGGGCAGCACGTTCTCGACCCCGAGACGTTTGAGGACGAGGTGCGCACGCTGGCGCGGCGCGCGGACGTCGTGGTCGTGTCCATCCACTGGGGTGTCGAGGGGACCCTCCTGCCCACACCGCGTCAGCGAGAGTTGGCCGCCCGCGCCGTTCGCGGAGGCGCGAGCGTGGTCGTCGGGCACGGGCCGCACACGGTGCAGCCCGTGGAGACCCTCGAAGGTGCGGTCGTCGCCTACTCCTTGGGAGACCTCGTGTTCGACCGGCCCGGCGAGCGCGTGGTGCTCAAGGTGGTGCTCGAGGGCGGGAAAGCCCGCGCCGAGCTCATTCGCCTTGGGGATGCCTCTCCTTGGCGAACAGCACGAGCACGTGGTCGTCCACGAACCCGAGCTGCCTATTGAGCAGGCCCATCGGGTTTGCCTCCTCGGTGTCGGTGAAGATGCGGCGGATGCCCGCAGACGCGGCCCAGCGCATCGCGTGAAGCTTGAGGTCTCGGGCGATTCCCTTTCGGCGGTGGGCACGAAGGACGCCGGTGAGCCCCGTCGTTCCGATCGTGGGGTCGGCGTGGTTGATGTAGAGCTGGGTGAGCCCGATCGGTTCGCCGTCGATCATCGCGAGGAAGTGCGCCTCCAAGTTCACATGGGGACTTTGGAGGCGGGCTTGGAACTGCTCGAACGGTACATCTTGGAACGGCTCGGGCAGCGGGACGTCGTGCATGAGGTCCATCTCGAGGCGCCAAACGTCGCGCTCCCACGTCTCAGGGCGTTGCCGGGCGAACTCGGGCACCGAGACGATGGCGCACAGGCCCGCGGGTTGTGGCACGTCGTCGAGGTCGAGGCGAAGGGCGGGGTTGGACTGGGTGATGCGATACCCGAGCGTCGGAGGCACGTCCACGGTCCACGGGCAGTCGCTCCGGCCGCGCACGGTCCACGTCGCGTCGGCGAAAGACGCCGCCCGCGTTTCGACGGCCTGGAGAAACTCGCTGTAGCGATCGCTATGCCCAGGATCGGGGCAGGCATAGAGGTAGTAGGAGGGCTTGGCGGTCCAGAACGCCTTGACGACGCCTCCCACCGCGACGGGGGTCCCGTCCTCGACCATGAGGAACTGTTCGGAGAAGCCGTGTCGGGCGCGGACCTCGTCGGCCTCGCGCGCCTCGGCAACGGTGAGGGGCTGAGTGGGTTGGTTGGCGTTTCGAAAGGCAACGGCCAGTTCCCAATCCCGGTCGGTTTGCAGGGGCAGTAAATCGAGCGGCATGGGAAGAGAGGATACCGCTGGGGGGCGTGAGGCGTGAGGCGTGAGGCGGGGGGCGTGTTTACCGGCGGCGGCGTAGGAGGGCGACGGCGCCCAATCCGAGCACGGCCATGGTGGCGGGCTCGGGGACCGGCACCATCGCGTAGGCTCGCGTGTTGCCGTTGTGAACGCCGGTGCCGACGATGATTCCGCCGTCGCTGATGCCCATCGCCGAAGAGGAGGTGTTGGTGGAGAGGTCCCATCCTGAACCGGCCGGGAGCAGGTCGCCGAGGGCGTAGGTCTGGCTGCCGTCGTAGAGGAACGGGATGGCGAAGGCGGAGGAAGCCGTTCCGACGGCCCACCCCGACGCGTTCACGGCGCGCGCGCTGCCCTGGCTCGTGCCGGTGGGGAGCGGAATCTCGACCATGCCGCCTGCATCGGTCCAGATGAACGGAAGCCCCGAACCCTGGTTCAGCATGCTCGAACCCACGATGTGGCCTCCGTTGCCCACGCCGAACGCGATGGCGCCGTTGTGCCCATGCGCGGTGAGTGCGCCCACGGAGAACGCCGTGTTCGTTGCGGTGTCCAGCACGTACCCGACGTTGACCGCCGCGTTGTTGGGATCGATGCCGAAGCCGACGATCCGACCCGAGTCGTTGATGCCGAACGCGGTCCGCACGAAACTGCCGTTCGCAGTGGTCTGCGTCAAGATCGCGGCGCTTCCGCCTTGATACAGGACGCCGAACTCCGTGGTTCCGGCTCCGACGGATCCCACGGCGGCGTTGGACGCGTTGACGCCGTAGGCCCGGCCAAAGCTCTCGCCGGCGGGGAGGGGCAGCTGCGTGGCCACGCCCCCTTGCCAGATCACCGGCAACGGGTCCGAACCGAAGAACGTGGTGGACGCCGTCCCGACGACCGCGCCCGAGTTGTTCGCGCCGTTGCCGACCGCGTAGCTCCGCGAGGCCAGGTTGGGAAGCCCCTCCAGCCCGCCACCCTGGGTCCATCGGAACGCCTGCGTGGGCGAACCCAACGACCTCCCCGTCGCAATCCCGTTGGGCGAAATGCCGAAAGCCTGCGACGCGGAGTCGCCCGCCTGAACCAGGCCGAGGTCGATGATCTGGTACTGGGGCACCGCGAAGGCGGAAGAGGCGAGCAAGGCCACGGCGAGGAGGGGGGTTCGGAACGGGCAAGACATGGAGTTAGGATAGACCTTTGCGGCCGAGGCCGCAAGGCGTGAGGCGTGAGGCGTGAGGCGTGAGGCGTGAGGCGTGAAGCGTGAGGCGTAAAGCGACAAACCACAAACCACAAACCACAAACCTAGTAAGCGGGGCGCCAGACGAGGGGGTCTACGGTGTCGAAGCCGATCTCTTTCTCGTACTTCTGCACGCGCCCGAACAAGCGTTTGACGGACTCGCCGATGTGCTCGAAGTTCAAACCTTCGAAAATCGCGGTCTCGCGCAGGTTGCCATTCTCGTCGGGGACCAGGCGCGTTCGGCGCAGTCCGGCTTCGAGGGCTTTTCGCGTCGCGACTCCGAGGTTGTCCAGGGCGGCTTGGATCACGTCTTTCGCGTGCTCGCGCGGGCCGTAGATGGCCGCCTTGTACACGATCTCGCTGAACTCTTCGTAGTTGGGAATGATCTTGCCGGCGGGCATGGCGAAGTACTTGATCACGTCGTGCATCGCCTCGAGCGCCTGCGCGGGGAAGTAGTAGAGGAACAGCCGCGCCCCCTCCAGGAAGAAGTTGTAGTGCGCGGCCTCGTCGACCGCGATGAGCTGCGCCGCTCGCACGAGAACGGGATCGGCCGAGGCCTCGTAGAGGCCGACCTTGCTCTCGCCGCGGGCGATGACGCCCAGGTTCAGATAGTTGATCTGCGTCGCCCGCTCTTGGAAGACCGTGTAGAAGATCATCCGCATGGGATCGTCCTCCCAAGGGAGCGTCCACACGTTCGACCGCAGCTCACCCATGTAGTTGCGGAGCCAGTCTGGCGAGCGATGGCCGGAGAAGAGGCACGCGTTGTACCAGAGGTCGGCGTGTTTGGCCTCCTCGCTTCCCCACCGGATCTGGAAGTGCGACCGGCCGTGGCTCTTGCGGATCAGGTGGACGAGGTTCTCGACGTAGTCGGGCACGTACTGCTCCACCGCGAAGAAACCCTCGAGGATGCGGTTGATCTCGACGTTGTGGTCCTGTCGGAGCGACTTCCAAGGAATGTCGCGATCCGGGCTCCAGTTGCGGGTGGCCTGAGAGCGGTCGACGTACCAGCGGTAGAGTCCGAGGAAACCGCGTTCGAGCAGACGCTCCTTCTCCTCCCTCGACAGCAACCCCACGGGAATTCGCGAACGCTGGTCTTCAAGCTGCCGGGTGAGGGTGGGGTCGTAGGGGATCATGGGAGGGAAGTGACAGGATACCGGATCGCCCCTGGAGAGCAGGAACCTCCTGCTGGACCCCATAGAAATACCAGTTATCCCACGAAAGTCCCTGGTTGGGGAGAACGAAGCCGTTCGCCTGTGTTAGTATGGTCCTATCGTCGGCCCTCGCCGCAGCAAGCGTTAACCACTCACCAAACCTAGTAATGGGGTCCGACCCTTTGGGGTCGGGCCTCTTTTTTGGGTCAATCGTCCTTGGTGGCGAGGAAGTGTTTGACGTCGTATGGGGAAAGCACGACCACATTGGGGTTGGCGGCCCGGACAAAATCCTCGAAGCTCACTTCGGCGACCTCGCCGTTGTCCCTCATCTCGTCGTACATGGCCCGCACCGCCTGGGCGGGGGTGATCGCTTCCCGCGTCGCGTCCATCCAGAGGCCCGGCCGCCCCTCTCCACTCGCGTAGGCGACGCCGACGACGTAGACCCCGCCCGCGTCCTGCTCGGGGTCTCCCGGAGCCACCCACTCCCCTTCGAGGAGTTCCAGCCCCTTGGATGACAGCGCGTCCCGAAGCTGGTCCATGCTCCCGGTCGTGCCGGAGACGATCCGCACGTCCTTGGCGGGGTCCGCCGCGGAGAGGACGATTCCGCGACCTTGGCGCACGGCGAAGACCGGCACCGTGTCCAACATGCGACTGACGGTGGAGGCGAACTGATCGAATGGGACACGCAAAGTCATGGTCGGCGTCGAACGGGCCCGCGAGGGGGCCGATACGCTAAAATCGTAGCACCTTTTACTCCGCGCGAGTCCTCGATCCGGCGATCCTGTCGAAGCGTTGGGACCCGCGCTCCAGGAGGATCAACGTGTCCGATACCATCGAAAGCCTGCTTGCCGAAGACCGCTCGTTCCCGCCGCCGCCCGAGTTCGCCTCCCAGGCCAACGTCTCGGACCCCGGCATTTACGCCGAGGCGGACAAGGACTTCATTTCCTTTTGGGAGGGCTGGGCCCGGCAGT
Encoded here:
- a CDS encoding CapA family protein, with the protein product MLARGIERAGAPPFGAAAPVLRAADLAFVNLECPVTERPFVRRKVVNLRARPERVGWLVEAGIDGVSVANNHTADCGAEGFRDTVEAVEHRGLFAAGAGDGTAVRRVRGTSVGFLALSDFRLDAVKGQHVLDPETFEDEVRTLARRADVVVVSIHWGVEGTLLPTPRQRELAARAVRGGASVVVGHGPHTVQPVETLEGAVVAYSLGDLVFDRPGERVVLKVVLEGGKARAELIRLGDASPWRTARARGRPRTRAAY
- a CDS encoding DUF3160 domain-containing protein; amino-acid sequence: MSLVALVLALQAPFAAPALSPDLHEVANLKAFVEAAPLAPEHRRKLAQDLFFISPADMPLPHYVYGQNDYENIPSLVTTDSVLHLFHVAFDSTLRNMEQGPLYDRVGALTKHLLAAAIQVRAQRKTTAGHSAATRVIAYVGVADRLLGQTSPLPADVKPLVGDELVAIKDAKGFVPSNVVPSKVDMSQFLVRGHYTRSPRLQRYFRTMMWYGLVPLQLKTQAGALDAVGTRMAISLAQAVRDGRLEAEWQAVYEPTTLYAGSVNSLTPLMGISVLKELGGDPEAVDLQQFADAMAKLDPAIYRPSIKLQSGIAQGVVMKFMGQRGLLDGWVISRVTGLERPLPTGLDVMAALGSKAATDLIAKYPDQVNPRGWNLYRPRLEEAAAKVDALPETEWTRNLYTGWLNVLRAKIQPPTHAVPAFMRKSAWAQASLYGALASWAELRHDTLLYGEQTAVEMGDGDEEPPPLKGFVEPNVPFFDRLSALVSQMTRGLVARKLVDSDARENLGELADLVGFLGSCARKEVAGTSLSREEHLRIRHLEGEFENITVSMLMRGMNFNTLTEDDRDMALVADIHTADPLAFTVAVGHADDLIAIVPIDGKLYLARGPAFSYYEFTVPMSERMSDEQWKSRLREGKAPPRPFWVPSFFVAKPARHDDQ
- a CDS encoding PEP-CTERM sorting domain-containing protein, whose amino-acid sequence is MSCPFRTPLLAVALLASSAFAVPQYQIIDLGLVQAGDSASQAFGISPNGIATGRSLGSPTQAFRWTQGGGLEGLPNLASRSYAVGNGANNSGAVVGTASTTFFGSDPLPVIWQGGVATQLPLPAGESFGRAYGVNASNAAVGSVGAGTTEFGVLYQGGSAAILTQTTANGSFVRTAFGINDSGRIVGFGIDPNNAAVNVGYVLDTATNTAFSVGALTAHGHNGAIAFGVGNGGHIVGSSMLNQGSGLPFIWTDAGGMVEIPLPTGTSQGSARAVNASGWAVGTASSAFAIPFLYDGSQTYALGDLLPAGSGWDLSTNTSSSAMGISDGGIIVGTGVHNGNTRAYAMVPVPEPATMAVLGLGAVALLRRRR
- a CDS encoding acyl-ACP desaturase, with product MIPYDPTLTRQLEDQRSRIPVGLLSREEKERLLERGFLGLYRWYVDRSQATRNWSPDRDIPWKSLRQDHNVEINRILEGFFAVEQYVPDYVENLVHLIRKSHGRSHFQIRWGSEEAKHADLWYNACLFSGHRSPDWLRNYMGELRSNVWTLPWEDDPMRMIFYTVFQERATQINYLNLGVIARGESKVGLYEASADPVLVRAAQLIAVDEAAHYNFFLEGARLFLYYFPAQALEAMHDVIKYFAMPAGKIIPNYEEFSEIVYKAAIYGPREHAKDVIQAALDNLGVATRKALEAGLRRTRLVPDENGNLRETAIFEGLNFEHIGESVKRLFGRVQKYEKEIGFDTVDPLVWRPAY
- a CDS encoding GNAT family N-acetyltransferase; translated protein: MPLDLLPLQTDRDWELAVAFRNANQPTQPLTVAEAREADEVRARHGFSEQFLMVEDGTPVAVGGVVKAFWTAKPSYYLYACPDPGHSDRYSEFLQAVETRAASFADATWTVRGRSDCPWTVDVPPTLGYRITQSNPALRLDLDDVPQPAGLCAIVSVPEFARQRPETWERDVWRLEMDLMHDVPLPEPFQDVPFEQFQARLQSPHVNLEAHFLAMIDGEPIGLTQLYINHADPTIGTTGLTGVLRAHRRKGIARDLKLHAMRWAASAGIRRIFTDTEEANPMGLLNRQLGFVDDHVLVLFAKERHPQGE